The Oscarella lobularis chromosome 12, ooOscLobu1.1, whole genome shotgun sequence genome window below encodes:
- the LOC136193556 gene encoding mitochondrial glutathione transporter SLC25A39-like, with the protein MSERGAISAWDQVLASSTGATITSFFLTPFDVVKTRLQAQQRAIYEPAKLLAEKGGRGNPILLCRMVVDQLCVCGAGLLQNHNASSRIHFTGTFDAFLKIPKYEGFFALWNGLSPTLMMVLPASVIYYTSYDNLKVYLGFREGYDGPDQNYWAPALAGVIARVTAVGIVSPIELVRTKVQAKKNYTYRELIDVVSKAIETNGVKALWRGLPSTLYRDVPFSAILWASYERLKRHLLVHFFDGDSKFIVPVAAAGISAAAASIVTHPFDVVKTHHQMTIGELEDAGSKKFPTIVDTAKKIRDHYGSKGLFAGLTARLVKIIPACAIMITTYELLKDHFRQKKARIEVSDVAKDKRMSVL; encoded by the exons ATGTCCGAACGCGGCGCCATATCAGCGTGGGACCAGGTCCTcgcgtcttcgacgggtGCCACAATAACATCGTTCTTCC TAACGCCGTTCGACGTGGTCAAAACGCGACTTCAAGCGCAACAACGAGCTATATACGAACCAGCGAAGCTATTAGCAG agaaggGTGGGCGTGGTAACCCCATTCTCCTATGTCGAATGGTCGTCGATCAGCTATGCGTTTGCGGCGCCGGCTTACTTCAAAACCACAATGCGTCATCCAGAATTCATTTCACCGGAACCTTC GACGCCTTTCTAAAAATTCCCAAATACGAGGGATTTTTCGCGCTGTGGAACGGACTGTCACCGACCTT gATGATGGTTTTGCCTGCTAGCGTCATCTATTACACGTCATACGACAATCTGAAGGTGTATCTCGGTTTTCGCGAAGGCTACGACGGTCCGGATCAGAATTACTGGGCACCAGCACTTGCAGGTGTCATAGCTCGAG TTACTGCCGTTGGCATAGTATCTCCTATCGAATTAGTAAGAACGAAAGTgcaagcgaaaaaaaattacacaTATCGAG AGCTAATCGACGTTGTATCAAAAGCGATAGAAACGAACGGAGTCAAAGCGCTATGGAGAGGACTACCGTCGACTCTTTATAGAGACGTCCCGTTTTCCG cGATTTTGTGGGCGAGTTATGAACGATTGAAGCGGCACTTGCTCGTGCattttttcgacggcgattcgaaGTTTATTGTTCCCGTGGCGGCGGCCGGAATTTCCGCAGCCGCTGCTTCGATTGTTACTCatccttttgacgtcgttaaGACTCATCATCAGATGACTATTGGGGAATTAGAAGACG ctggGTCGAAAAAGTTTCCTACTATAGTAGACACGGCTAAGAAGATTCGGGATCATTATGGATCCAAGGGTCTCTTTGCAG GATTGACTGCGCGTCTTGTGAAGATTATTCCCGCGTGTGCTATTATGATAACGACGTATGAATTGCTCAAGGATCATTTTCGGCAGAAAAAGGCGCGAATTGAGGTTTCTGACGTTGCCAAGGACAAGCGAATGAGTGTACTCTAA